In Onychostoma macrolepis isolate SWU-2019 chromosome 12, ASM1243209v1, whole genome shotgun sequence, a single window of DNA contains:
- the kctd17 gene encoding BTB/POZ domain-containing protein KCTD5 isoform X1, with translation MIRTKPAVRLFTASPRETERHQNSIRAAPTARLHTARQPHCRSLMATEDKGKTAAPQALPETGSLSATHSNLNNNNNNNNNNKDNEGSEGATTATSTAVESGGAENIIGNGSAVNTAGGNNGKWVRLNVGGTVFLTTRQTLLKEQTSFLYRLCQQQDLHSDTDETGAYVIDRDPTYFGPILNYLRHGKLVYNKELAEEGVLEEAEFYNITPLIKLIKERILERDSKATQQVPPKHVYRVLQCQEEELTQMVSTMSDGWKFEQVSVRACRKPRPGLLWTMVNIGSSYSYGTEDQAEFLCVVSKELHTSGGGLGTEQSHKTKTSDTQEEDGAREEEEEEDEEEEVGERNATPNEWIRD, from the exons ATGATACGAACAAAACCGGCAGTACGCCTCTTCACCGCTTCACCGCGGGAGACAGAACGGCACCAGAACAGCATCCGAGCCGCACCGACAGCCCGCTTACACACCGCCCGCCAGCCTCACTGTCGTTCCCTAATGGCAACGGAGGACAAAGGAAAAACGGCGGCGCCTCAGGCTTTACCGGAAACGGGATCCCTCTCAGCAACGCACAGCAATCtgaacaataataacaacaacaataataacaacaaagacAACGAGGGAAGCGAAGGAGCCACAACAGCCACATCTACTGCTGTTGAATCCGGCGGGGCTGAAAATATCATAGGAAACGGTTCAGCTGTTAATACTGCCGGAGGCAATAACGGTAAATGGGTCCGTCTCAACGTCGGGGGGACGGTGTTTCTAACGACACGACAAACGCTGCTAAAGGAGCAGACTTCGTTTCTGTACCGACTGTGTCAGCAGCAGGACTTGCATTCTGACACG GATGAAACTGGTGCTTATGTGATTGACCGAGACCCTACCTATTTTGGTCCCATACTGAACTATCTGCGACATGGGAAGCTGGTTTATAACAAGGAGTTGGCAGAAGAAG GTGTCTTGGAGGAGGCAGAATTCTACAACATCACACCGctgattaaattaatcaaagaGAGGATTCTTGAGCGAGACTCCAAGGCCACACAG CAGGTACCACCAAAACACGTGTACCGGGTGTTGCAGTGTCAGGAAGAGGAGCTGACCCAGATGGTGTCCACCATGTCGGACGGCTGGAAGTTTGAGCAGGTCAGCGTGCGCGCCTGCCGAAAACCCCGCCCCGGACTGCTCTGGACT ATGGTGAACATTGGCTCATCTTACAGCTACGGAACAGAGGACCAGGCTGAATTTCTCTGTGTGGTGTCAAAAGAGTTGCATACCTCGGGTGGAGGTTTGGGGACAGAGCAGAGCCACAAGACTAAG ACCTCGGACACACAGGAGGAAGATGGAGCgagggaggaagaggaggaggaggatgaggaggaggaagtgggagagagaaatGCCACCCCCAATGAGTGGATTAGAGATTAG
- the kctd17 gene encoding BTB/POZ domain-containing protein KCTD5 isoform X3, translating into MIRTKPAVRLFTASPRETERHQNSIRAAPTARLHTARQPHCRSLMATEDKGKTAAPQALPETGSLSATHSNLNNNNNNNNNNKDNEGSEGATTATSTAVESGGAENIIGNGSAVNTAGGNNGKWVRLNVGGTVFLTTRQTLLKEQTSFLYRLCQQQDLHSDTDETGAYVIDRDPTYFGPILNYLRHGKLVYNKELAEEGVLEEAEFYNITPLIKLIKERILERDSKATQQVPPKHVYRVLQCQEEELTQMVSTMSDGWKFEQVSVRACRKPRPGLLWTMVNIGSSYSYGTEDQAEFLCVVSKELHTSGGGLGTEQSHKTKLFQIHGSRM; encoded by the exons ATGATACGAACAAAACCGGCAGTACGCCTCTTCACCGCTTCACCGCGGGAGACAGAACGGCACCAGAACAGCATCCGAGCCGCACCGACAGCCCGCTTACACACCGCCCGCCAGCCTCACTGTCGTTCCCTAATGGCAACGGAGGACAAAGGAAAAACGGCGGCGCCTCAGGCTTTACCGGAAACGGGATCCCTCTCAGCAACGCACAGCAATCtgaacaataataacaacaacaataataacaacaaagacAACGAGGGAAGCGAAGGAGCCACAACAGCCACATCTACTGCTGTTGAATCCGGCGGGGCTGAAAATATCATAGGAAACGGTTCAGCTGTTAATACTGCCGGAGGCAATAACGGTAAATGGGTCCGTCTCAACGTCGGGGGGACGGTGTTTCTAACGACACGACAAACGCTGCTAAAGGAGCAGACTTCGTTTCTGTACCGACTGTGTCAGCAGCAGGACTTGCATTCTGACACG GATGAAACTGGTGCTTATGTGATTGACCGAGACCCTACCTATTTTGGTCCCATACTGAACTATCTGCGACATGGGAAGCTGGTTTATAACAAGGAGTTGGCAGAAGAAG GTGTCTTGGAGGAGGCAGAATTCTACAACATCACACCGctgattaaattaatcaaagaGAGGATTCTTGAGCGAGACTCCAAGGCCACACAG CAGGTACCACCAAAACACGTGTACCGGGTGTTGCAGTGTCAGGAAGAGGAGCTGACCCAGATGGTGTCCACCATGTCGGACGGCTGGAAGTTTGAGCAGGTCAGCGTGCGCGCCTGCCGAAAACCCCGCCCCGGACTGCTCTGGACT ATGGTGAACATTGGCTCATCTTACAGCTACGGAACAGAGGACCAGGCTGAATTTCTCTGTGTGGTGTCAAAAGAGTTGCATACCTCGGGTGGAGGTTTGGGGACAGAGCAGAGCCACAAGACTAAG CTGTTCCAGATCCATGGGTCCCGGATGTAG
- the kctd17 gene encoding BTB/POZ domain-containing protein KCTD5 isoform X2 produces the protein MIRTKPAVRLFTASPRETERHQNSIRAAPTARLHTARQPHCRSLMATEDKGKTAAPQALPETGSLSATHSNLNNNNNNNNNNKDNEGSEGATTATSTAVESGGAENIIGNGSAVNTAGGNNGKWVRLNVGGTVFLTTRQTLLKEQTSFLYRLCQQQDLHSDTDETGAYVIDRDPTYFGPILNYLRHGKLVYNKELAEEGVLEEAEFYNITPLIKLIKERILERDSKATQQVPPKHVYRVLQCQEEELTQMVSTMSDGWKFEQMVNIGSSYSYGTEDQAEFLCVVSKELHTSGGGLGTEQSHKTKTSDTQEEDGAREEEEEEDEEEEVGERNATPNEWIRD, from the exons ATGATACGAACAAAACCGGCAGTACGCCTCTTCACCGCTTCACCGCGGGAGACAGAACGGCACCAGAACAGCATCCGAGCCGCACCGACAGCCCGCTTACACACCGCCCGCCAGCCTCACTGTCGTTCCCTAATGGCAACGGAGGACAAAGGAAAAACGGCGGCGCCTCAGGCTTTACCGGAAACGGGATCCCTCTCAGCAACGCACAGCAATCtgaacaataataacaacaacaataataacaacaaagacAACGAGGGAAGCGAAGGAGCCACAACAGCCACATCTACTGCTGTTGAATCCGGCGGGGCTGAAAATATCATAGGAAACGGTTCAGCTGTTAATACTGCCGGAGGCAATAACGGTAAATGGGTCCGTCTCAACGTCGGGGGGACGGTGTTTCTAACGACACGACAAACGCTGCTAAAGGAGCAGACTTCGTTTCTGTACCGACTGTGTCAGCAGCAGGACTTGCATTCTGACACG GATGAAACTGGTGCTTATGTGATTGACCGAGACCCTACCTATTTTGGTCCCATACTGAACTATCTGCGACATGGGAAGCTGGTTTATAACAAGGAGTTGGCAGAAGAAG GTGTCTTGGAGGAGGCAGAATTCTACAACATCACACCGctgattaaattaatcaaagaGAGGATTCTTGAGCGAGACTCCAAGGCCACACAG CAGGTACCACCAAAACACGTGTACCGGGTGTTGCAGTGTCAGGAAGAGGAGCTGACCCAGATGGTGTCCACCATGTCGGACGGCTGGAAGTTTGAGCAG ATGGTGAACATTGGCTCATCTTACAGCTACGGAACAGAGGACCAGGCTGAATTTCTCTGTGTGGTGTCAAAAGAGTTGCATACCTCGGGTGGAGGTTTGGGGACAGAGCAGAGCCACAAGACTAAG ACCTCGGACACACAGGAGGAAGATGGAGCgagggaggaagaggaggaggaggatgaggaggaggaagtgggagagagaaatGCCACCCCCAATGAGTGGATTAGAGATTAG
- the kctd17 gene encoding BTB/POZ domain-containing protein KCTD5 isoform X4, producing MIRTKPAVRLFTASPRETERHQNSIRAAPTARLHTARQPHCRSLMATEDKGKTAAPQALPETGSLSATHSNLNNNNNNNNNNKDNEGSEGATTATSTAVESGGAENIIGNGSAVNTAGGNNGKWVRLNVGGTVFLTTRQTLLKEQTSFLYRLCQQQDLHSDTDETGAYVIDRDPTYFGPILNYLRHGKLVYNKELAEEGVLEEAEFYNITPLIKLIKERILERDSKATQQVPPKHVYRVLQCQEEELTQMVSTMSDGWKFEQMVNIGSSYSYGTEDQAEFLCVVSKELHTSGGGLGTEQSHKTKLFQIHGSRM from the exons ATGATACGAACAAAACCGGCAGTACGCCTCTTCACCGCTTCACCGCGGGAGACAGAACGGCACCAGAACAGCATCCGAGCCGCACCGACAGCCCGCTTACACACCGCCCGCCAGCCTCACTGTCGTTCCCTAATGGCAACGGAGGACAAAGGAAAAACGGCGGCGCCTCAGGCTTTACCGGAAACGGGATCCCTCTCAGCAACGCACAGCAATCtgaacaataataacaacaacaataataacaacaaagacAACGAGGGAAGCGAAGGAGCCACAACAGCCACATCTACTGCTGTTGAATCCGGCGGGGCTGAAAATATCATAGGAAACGGTTCAGCTGTTAATACTGCCGGAGGCAATAACGGTAAATGGGTCCGTCTCAACGTCGGGGGGACGGTGTTTCTAACGACACGACAAACGCTGCTAAAGGAGCAGACTTCGTTTCTGTACCGACTGTGTCAGCAGCAGGACTTGCATTCTGACACG GATGAAACTGGTGCTTATGTGATTGACCGAGACCCTACCTATTTTGGTCCCATACTGAACTATCTGCGACATGGGAAGCTGGTTTATAACAAGGAGTTGGCAGAAGAAG GTGTCTTGGAGGAGGCAGAATTCTACAACATCACACCGctgattaaattaatcaaagaGAGGATTCTTGAGCGAGACTCCAAGGCCACACAG CAGGTACCACCAAAACACGTGTACCGGGTGTTGCAGTGTCAGGAAGAGGAGCTGACCCAGATGGTGTCCACCATGTCGGACGGCTGGAAGTTTGAGCAG ATGGTGAACATTGGCTCATCTTACAGCTACGGAACAGAGGACCAGGCTGAATTTCTCTGTGTGGTGTCAAAAGAGTTGCATACCTCGGGTGGAGGTTTGGGGACAGAGCAGAGCCACAAGACTAAG CTGTTCCAGATCCATGGGTCCCGGATGTAG